In a genomic window of Drosophila takahashii strain IR98-3 E-12201 chromosome 3L, DtakHiC1v2, whole genome shotgun sequence:
- the Nubp2 gene encoding cytosolic Fe-S cluster assembly factor Nubp2 homolog: MLDKVKNIIVVLSGKGGVGKSTVSTQLSLALRKNGFKVGLLDIDLCGPSVPYLLGLEGRDIFQCSEGWVPVYTDESQTLAVMSIGFLLKNREDPVIWRGPKKTMMIRQFLNDVRWDELDYLIVDTPPGTSDEHITVMECLKEVNCHGAIIVTTPQEVALDDVRKEITFCKKTGIKIMGIVENMSGFVCPHCTSCTNIFSSNGGAALAAYTEVPHLGTLPIDPRVGVLAGSTASVLDELPDSTTAEVFTNLVEKVKSLTVV; encoded by the exons ATGCTGGACaaggttaaaaatattatcgtAGTGCTCTCCGGAAAAGGCGGAGTTGGGAAATCCACAGTGAGCACCCAATTGTCGCTGGCACTGCGCAAAAATGGATTCAAA GTTGGCTTGCTCGATATAGATCTGTGTGGACCCAGTGTGCCTTATCTCTTGGGATTGGAGGGACGCGATATATTCCAGTGCAGCGAGGGCTGGGTCCCCGTCTATACGGATGAATCCCAGACCCTGGCCGTGATGTCCATTGGATTCCTGCTGAAGAACCGCGAAGATCCGGTCATTTGGCGCGGACCCAAGAAGACCATGATGATCCGTCAGTTCCTCAACGATGTGAGGTGGGATGAGTTGGATTACCTAATCGTCGACACTCCGCCCGGCACTTCGGATGAGCACATCACCGTGATGGAGTGCCTCAAGGAGGTCAATTGTCATGGAGCCATCATTGTGACCACTCCGCAGGAAGTGGCCTTGGATGACGTGCGCAAGGAGATAACCTTCTGCAAGAAAACCGGCATCAAAATCATGGGCATCGTCGAGAATATGAGTGG GTTCGTGTGCCCCCATTGCACCTCATGTACCAATATTTTCTCTTCAAACGGTGGCGCTGCACTGGCCGCTTACACCGAAGTCCCGCATCTTGGAACCCTGCCCATTGATCCACGGGTTGGTGTCCTGGCGGGAAGCACTGCATCCGTTTTAGACGAGCTACCGGATTCCACGACGGCAGAGGTGTTCACTAATTTAGTTGAGAAAGTCAAATCGCTCACGGTTGtctaa